The DNA region ATCCATATACTGAAAGGAATAAAGAAGGCTGAATATACGATTACTACTCCCTGATAAGTATTGATCAACTGAATTTCAAATGTATCCTGGATCTTAATGAACATTAAATAAAGAGGCAACAAAAACATAATTCCCGGAACCATCTGGGTTGCTAAAACTGTGGCACCAAATATATTAGAGCCGGGGAATTTGAAACGGGAAACTGCATATCCTGCCAGAGTCGCTATACTTAGTGCCACAGCAGTAGTCGCGCTGCAAATGATAAAACTATTTCTAAAATACTGGAAGAAATTCACTCTTCGCCACATTTCAATATAGTTTTCAAAATGCATCGGTATTCCATAATCGCCGGTTACTATTTCACCCTGTGTCAATAAAGACGATACCACCATCCAGATAATGGGTGCAACAGCAAAAAAGACAAATATACCTAATACAATATGTCCTAAGATATCAAATCTTCTTTTTCGTTTTTTATAATTCACTAGTCATTCACCACCAAATCATCCTGAAAGACTTTATACCATAATGCAACTAAA from Defluviitalea raffinosedens includes:
- a CDS encoding carbohydrate ABC transporter permease — protein: MNYKKRKRRFDILGHIVLGIFVFFAVAPIIWMVVSSLLTQGEIVTGDYGIPMHFENYIEMWRRVNFFQYFRNSFIICSATTAVALSIATLAGYAVSRFKFPGSNIFGATVLATQMVPGIMFLLPLYLMFIKIQDTFEIQLINTYQGVVIVYSAFFIPFSIWILRGFFASIPTELEEAAIIDGCSRFGAFVRIILPIAKVGIIATGIYIFLMAWDELLFAWVLTTSADVATIPVGIRLYVGNYQNRYDLLMAAGCVTTLPVSIIFFGLQKYFVTGMTAGAVKG